A portion of the Verrucomicrobiia bacterium genome contains these proteins:
- a CDS encoding ribonuclease HII, whose product MADLLLAGIDEVGRGSLAGPVAVVAASFLMSEEELLRNELRNVLRREPTDSKKLTLLARERGNAFLKGRIAWGLGMASAAEIDEKGIVGATTLAATRALDGLTARPDKVLADAGLFHGYEKEIPTERFVKGDETYLPIMTASIIAKVARDTFMRELSVHHPHYAWEKNVGYGSAAHRAAITAYGLTEYHRRSFLKSYMDDAARP is encoded by the coding sequence ATGGCTGACTTGCTACTTGCTGGCATAGATGAGGTTGGAAGGGGGTCATTAGCCGGTCCCGTGGCCGTTGTGGCGGCTTCCTTTTTGATGTCTGAAGAGGAGTTGCTCCGTAATGAACTGCGCAATGTACTGCGCCGTGAACCTACCGATTCCAAGAAATTAACCTTGCTCGCGCGGGAGCGGGGAAATGCGTTTTTAAAGGGACGGATTGCGTGGGGCCTGGGCATGGCATCGGCTGCCGAAATAGATGAGAAGGGAATTGTTGGTGCCACCACCCTGGCTGCCACACGGGCTCTCGATGGTTTGACGGCGCGACCGGACAAGGTCTTGGCCGATGCCGGCTTATTCCATGGCTACGAGAAAGAAATCCCCACCGAGCGGTTTGTGAAAGGGGACGAGACTTATTTGCCGATTATGACTGCCTCTATCATTGCTAAGGTGGCACGTGACACCTTTATGAGAGAGCTGTCCGTACATCACCCACACTATGCATGGGAAAAGAACGTGGGCTACGGATCTGCGGCGCATCGAGCTGCCATAACTGCATATGGGTTGACCGAGTATCACCGGCGTTCATTTTTGAAATCTTACATGGACGATGCTGCCCGGCCATGA
- a CDS encoding DUF1653 domain-containing protein codes for MQENVTPGIYRHYKGGIYKVVSVAKMDDTNEEFVVFHSVYQGLERGEGGWWIRRKEEFVEEVDYKGKLSPRFKFVSKQV; via the coding sequence ATGCAAGAGAATGTTACTCCAGGAATTTACCGCCACTACAAAGGCGGCATCTACAAGGTCGTTTCCGTAGCAAAAATGGACGATACCAACGAGGAGTTTGTGGTATTCCATAGCGTGTACCAGGGTTTGGAGCGCGGGGAAGGCGGCTGGTGGATCCGCCGCAAGGAAGAGTTTGTGGAGGAAGTGGACTATAAAGGAAAGCTTAGTCCGCGGTTCAAGTTTGTGAGCAAGCAGGTATAG